GGGATACTTGAGAAATGGCAAGGTCCTGAGAAgcgcagagggacagagatattCCCAGATCAGTGATTATTGCTGGATAGGTCGATGAAATGGgcttcgggcaagagcccttcatcacaaatCCCTGAGGAaggggctcttgcccgaaacgtcacctctcctgctcctcggatgctgcctgacctgctgcgttttcccaGTTGGCATACActctctgacctccagcatctacagtcctcactctctcctgatGAGATGGGCTTCCCGCCCTCACTGAGCTGAGAGGTAGGACGCGAGAGCAGGGAGATAACCACAGAACGGTGgggaaactcagctggtctgacagcaactgtggacagagaaagagacagagttaacggttcaagtccagtatgactcttcagaaTTACTCTTCTTCTGAGACATGCTGAACTCAAAACGGTTtggtctctccacagatactgccagacttactgagtctCTTCAGTATTTTCTGTGCTTGTTAAAGATTTATAGTCTCCACGGTATGTTGCTTTTATTATGAGAGCACGGAGGTGACGCTGGAGCTGGACAGGAGTCTAGTCAGGCCCCAGCTGGAGTACTGGGCGTGGTTCTGGTCCCCGCACTAGAGGAAGATTGGGATAGCACTgaagtgggtgcagaggagatgcaccaggatgttgcctgggatggaggctGTGATTTCACAGATACAGAACAAGCCAAGGAAAGACCGAATTGAAGTGTAGAAGATAATGAGGTGAACAGAAAGGCACGATTCCCATTGGAAAGAAGGGGTCAGAACCAGGCAATGTGGATTTGAGGCAAGACATCGCAAAGGGGATTGAAGGTGGATTATTCTCATTCAGAAGACGGAGGAGATCTGGCTTCAGTGTCTCAGAGGCCGAAATCCTCagacctttatttttaaaaaacttggatACACAATGTGGGACCAGACTGgatatttgtgggcagcacggtggcgcagtggttagcactgctgcctcacagcgccagagacctgggttcatttcctgcctcaggcgactgactgtgtggagtttgcacgttctccccgtgtctacgtgggtttcctccgggtgctccggtttcctcccacagtccaaagatgtgcaggtcaggtaaattggccatgctaaattgcccgtaatgtggggtaaggggtaaatgtaggggtaggggtgggttgcgcttcggcaggtcgatgtggatttgttgggccgaagggcctgtttccacattaggtaagtaatctaatctaatctaatttactgGTCAGCCGGAGAGGGGACAATGCTATGTGTGTAGCGAGGGGGGACTGGAGTATGCTGTGTCTTCCCTTGCTGGGCTTTAATCCAAGGGTACATTTCATCTGGGCCTGGGGAAttgtcagctttcaaaagttgtcAAACCCCTTTCCCGCTCTCATGATTTAACTTTCATCGAACATTCCCCTTCTCTGTGCTCCCTCTCCTCACAACTGGTTTAAAACTAGCTTTGACTTGGCATCAGGACTggaaaccacccccccccacactcccaccaaATCTTATTGATTTCACAGTCTGTCGACCAGGTGATAGCACCATGACCTTGTAAACACTGGTGACATGAAGCAGTATTAAAATGGGACAACACGCTTCCCCCAGCAGACAGGCAACGTCAAGCAACAATCAATCCTTGTAACATTTGAGGACGGTCAGTACCTGGCTTTGATGCAGTTTTTGTTCAGATTGGTGTAGCCATAGATGAACGTTTCAGGCGTTTCTTCCTCATCTGTTTTCAAGGAAAACAGCAAAAGGGTTAAAAAGAAATTGCAAACCCTTCGCAGTGAATACGcttggagatcaaagctgggtgCGTGTGGACTCTGGTAAAATCCAACACCACAATGCACAGGTCAGAATGAAGATACAAATccctacaaatgccggaggaaatatcacagaagcgcttcacaggaggctcccaagcactgaggatgtcacctagacaggggatgaaacgtctgcaacacaaattcccagctcggcgaacagaaccacaacaggaaggGACTCCTTTATCATTGCTTATCCATCAAGGTGACGGGACTTTGCAAACGTTACACAATGAACACAGGACTCACTAGCCATCAGGATTGAATAAAGAATAGAGACAATGAGGACTGACCCCTGGTTTGAGGAGATGACGGAATTGTTCACAAAGGACGAGTCAGGAGGACAGTCAACACCCGCtattgaggaagcagctgaagatggttatccTCTTCCAGCTTTCCAGGGAGCAGGAGTTCAAGTCCCAGAatattctccctctctcccttctccaCCTCCCAGACGGGCTACAACAACCAGGTGGGCTGCCTCCATTGTAAAATTACCCGATGAGCCCCTCTCATCCACCACTCTTCCCCCTTTCCCTTAACACCCAACCGCTCTCTCTCAGCTGTTCCAcgccccccacctccatcctggGACGCAATTGCAGGCatcattcccactctcccaccccacctccctgcTCTCCCACCATGTACCTCCCCTCTCCTTTGCTCCTGCTCCCCACACTCCATGACCCCCCAACCCCATCAGCTAGCAcagtctctccctatcccttcaGCGAAGGCCTCGCTGGCCCCGGAGCTTCACTCCATGACAGGCCGCTGGCTCTTTCATGTGCCTCCTGAGGAACGGAAGGCAACAGATCATAGAATCTggacagtatggaaagaggctattcagccccctGAATCTGTACGGACCCACCAAAGAGTGTTCCACACAACCCACATAGcaggcacatccctgggcactatgggacaatttagcacggccaatccaccctaacctgcacatccctgggcactatgggacaatttagcatggccaatccaccctgacctgcacatccctgggcactatgggacaagttagcatggccaatccaccctaacctgcacatccctggacactatgggacaatttagcacagccgttccaccctaacctgcacatccctgggcactatgggacaatttagcacggccaatccaccctaacctgcacatccctgggcactatgggacaatttagcatggccaatccaccctaacctgcacatccctgggcacaatgggacaacttagcatggccaatccaccctgacctgcacatctttggactgtgggaggaaacccacgcagacacggggagaatgtgcaaactccacacagacagtcgcctgagggtggaatcgaacctgggtccctggcgcggtgaggcagcagtgctcaccactgagtgaATTCAAGTGATACAGCAGCACAGACAAGAGGGTGCGTTGATGCCTTGAAAGGGGGAGTGAAAGTGAGCACGGGACATTTTCAGCAGGAAATCGAGATGGCAGCAAAgaaattccacactgacctttcTCCCAGTCTTCTTCAAGTGGCGGACACTGCCAGGTACTTGCTGGGATATCACAGGGTTTTCTCTGGGCACTCCGAACTGCAAGATAAGGGAGCGGCTTATTGGCAACGCCAATATGAGAAGCGTGTGGATTAGCAGTGCGCAGTCTTCATGTGTAGACGCTCACCTCATTCAATTCTTATCCCCGAGAGCCCACCGTTCCCCTGCCAAACACGAACCGACCAACCTCCACGTTACAAAtacccaatgaccctgcctccataaGCTgggagctcagttggctggatggttggtttgtaaaGAGTGTGATGCCAACTGCAAGGGCTCAATGCCCACTCCTGGCTGAGGTGACCGTGAAGGAGTGCCCTTGCCCAAAGCATGGGGAGGGTCAGCTTCAACCAGCACCAggtgggagacagacagagagagagagaacgagcgagcGAGCGCGAGAGCCAGAGCCAGAGCCAAAGCCAGGGCGAGAGTGCGAGAGGGAGTTAGCGAGagccagagcgagagagagcacgagagacagagcgagagagacaaagcgagagagacagtgagagcgcgcgggagagggagagcgcgcgggagagggagcgcgcgcgggagagggagcgcgcgcgggagagggagcgcgcgcgggagagggagcgcgcgcgggagagggagcgcgcgcgggagagggagcgcgcgcgggagagggagcgcgcgcgggagagggagcgcgcgcgggagagggagcgcgcgcgggagagggagcgcgcgcgggagagggagcgcgcgcgggagagggagcgcgcgcgggagagggagcgcgcgcgggagagggagcgcgcgcgggagagggagcgcgcgcgggagagggagcgcgcgcgggagagggcgcgagggagagggcgcgagggagagggcgCGAGAGATCGAGAGACcaagcgagcgcgagagagagagagagagagcgagcgcgagagagtgagagcgagagagcgtacgagagagcgtgagagagagcgcgagagagagcgcgagagagagcgcgagagagagcgcgagagagagcgcgagagagtgagcgtgacagagagagagagaacgtgcgagagagaacgcgcgagagagaacgcgcgagagagagagaacgcgcgagagagaacgcgcgagagagagagaacgcgcgagagagagagaacgcgcgagagagagagaacgcgcgagagagagcacgagattgagagagagaatgcgagattgagagagagattgagagtgtgacagagagagagaacgcgcgagagagagagaacgcaagagagagagcgcgagagatcGAGAGACcaagcgagcgcgagagagagagagagagagagcgagcgcgagagagtgagagcgagagagcgtacgagagagcgtgagagagagcgagagagagagcgcgagagagagcgcgagagagagcgcgagagagagcgcgagagagagcgcgagagagagcgcgagagagagcgcgagagagagcgcgagagagtgagcgtgacagagagagagagaacgcgcgagagagagagaacgcgcgagagagagagaacgcgcgagagagaacgcgcgagagagaacgcgcgagagagagagaacgcgcgagagagagagaacgcgcgagagagagtgagagcgagagagcgtgagagagagcgcgagagagagcgcgagagtgagcgtgacagagagagacagaacgcgcgagagagaacgcgcgagagagagagaacgcgcgagagagagagaacgcgcgagagagagagagaacgcgcgagagagagcacgagattgagagagagaatgcgagattgagagagagattgagagtgtgacagagagagagagaaagcgagagagagaaagcgagagagagaaagcgagagagagaaagcgagagagagaaagcgagagagagagagagcacgagtgaGACCAAGAGTGcgaacgagagagtgagagcgagagagcgtaCGAGAGAGAATGCGAGcaagagagcgagtgagagtgagcgcctgagcgagcgcgagagagaccgCGAgtctgagagagtgagagtgagagaatgagagagagcacgagagcgtgagtgagagagcacgagacagagagcgcgagagagagcgtgagtgagcgagagagcgcgagagagagacagcataCGAGAGCGCGCAAGGGTGCGCGAGAGGGAGCGagcgtgagtgagagtgagtgaggcagcgtgagagtgagagcgcaagcgtgagagagagcgcgagagtgagagagtccGCGAAAAGAGACCGCGAGAGAGCATGAGAGCGTGCGAGAGAGACCATGAGCGAGAGCGTGAGCGAGAACGCGAGAgggagcgagtgtgagagagtgtacatgAGAGActgagcgcgagtgagagagtgcgagcgagaAAGCACGAGAGAGACCGCGTGAGTGACGGCATGAGAGACCGcgtgagcgagagagcgcgagcgagaccacgagagagagtgcgagaaacagagtgagagcgtgagagagagagagtgagagagcgtgtgcgtgagagagcgTGAGCGAGAGACCGTGAGCGAGAACGCGAGAgggagcgagtgtgagagagtgtacatgAGAGActgagcgcgagtgagagagtgcgagcgagaAAGCACGAGAGAGACCGCGTGAGTGACGGCATGAGAGACCGcgtgagcgagagagcgcgagcgagaccacgagagagagtgcgagaaacagagtgagagcgcgagagagagagagagagagcgcgagtgagaaaGCGAGCACGAGCGAGAGCACGAGAGCGAAAGTGAGCGACAGCGAGAACGTGagggtgcgagtgagagagagtgcgcgagtgAGAACGCGTGAATGAGAGAGAGCGGGAGTGAGAGCGCGTGAGtgagagcgcgcgagtgagagcgcgcgagtgagagtgagagtgagtgagcgagtgagcGAGACAGCGAGGGGgagagtgcgagcgagagagcgcgtgtgtgagAAAGCgtgagcgcgcgagagagagcagcgcgagtgagagagcagcgcgagtgagagagcagcgcgagtgagagagcagcgcgagtgagagagagggagagcaaggggagagtgcgagagagagcgcgtgagtgagagagcgtgAGCACAAGagcgcgtgtgagagagagagagagcagcgcgagtgagagagtgtgcaagtgagagagcgcgtgagtgagagagcgagagtgagcgagaacGCGCGAGTGAAAGCGTGAGTGAGCGCGAGAGCACAAGAGTttgagcgagagagtgagggcgTAAGGGCGAGTGTGCGCaggagagtgagtgagcgagagtgCGACAGCGAGAGAGATGCACGGTCTCAGGATTGAGAGACTAACTGGACGTGCTGTGATTTTGTAAAAGCATTCAGAGGATGAGGCTGCACGCACTAACCAGTGATTGCAGGGACTGGGCAAAACAAAAGCACTCTACACTGACAGTGCCCCTGTGGGtcattggggtggggggtgggggagggggtgcttaTGTCAGGCAGAAGCCGGTTACTCGCAGAACATGAATCCGACTTGAATGTGGACTCCCTGTTGTTGTCTTAAAGGTGAAAGTCACTTTGGCATGTCCGTCATGGCTGACAGCGTAACCACTGAAGGCGTGCTTGAGAAAGGAGCTGGCCACTTACTTTGCAGTCACTTCCTAAGCCGCCTGCTCAGAGATATTATAACACGCCTCGGGAGCAGCTGTGGGCTCTGCTCCCAGGGAATGGGAccattgctggccaggccagtCTTTGTTGCCCACCTccaactgcccttgaactgagcggccattgcagatggtggttatgagtgggagtgggagtgggtgtgggatcacataggccagaccagaccagatacGCATGGCGGAATGAACACTCTGAAagacattagggaaccagatgggcttttacaatcGATGGTTGGCATGGTCACCAGTACCAAACCTAGCTTTCCAGTCCAGACTTATGAACTGAATGGAAACTTGGGATTtgaaacctgtgtcccctagccTGGGTCTCTTGGGCTGGCTCAGCCAGTAACATGACCACTGTTGCACCATCTCCTTGTCCATTGCCCTCTGCGCCTTGGCATTATGGACATAGGGAGGGTAGCAGCATTAACGGGATTAGCATCCCAGATAAACTGCCAGGGTCAGATGAAATGCTCCCTTCCCCTGGCTGTTACAGAAGCGAGGGAGGTAACAGCAGCTGTTCTGACCATTATTTCCCACTGGCACGGGGCCTGTGAATTGGAGGActgctaatgttgtacctttgtttcCAAACAGGCACAGGGACAGACAAAATAGATCCAAATCAGGCTCACGGCAGTCGGGGGCAGATGAGTGGACCCAAGTCAGAGACAGGATAAAGAGTCGTTTGGAAAGGCACagattaatcaaggatagtcCATACGAATTTATTAAGGGAAGATCGTGCCTGAcaaagttagaacatagaacaatccagcacaggacaggcccttcggccctcgatgttgcgccgacctgtgaactattctcagctcctccccctacactatcccatcatcatccatgtgcttatccaaggattgtttaaatctccctaatatggctaagttaactacattagcaggtagggcattccacgcccttaccactctctgtgtaaagaacctgcctctgacatctgtcttaaatctatcacccctcaatctgtagttatgccccctcgtatacgctgacatcatcatccttggaaaaagactttcactgtctaccctatctaatcctctattcgtcttgtatgtctctatcaaatccccccttagccttcttcttgccaatgagaacaggttcaagtctctcagcctttcttcataagaccttccctccagaccaggcaatgtcctggtaaatctcctctgcaccttttccaatgcttccatatccttcccgaaatatggggaccagaattgtacacaatattccaagtgtggccgcaccagcgttttgtctagttgcagcatgatattgcggctccagaactcaatccctctatgaatgaaacctaacacactgtttgccttcttaacagcactatccacctgggtggcaactttcagggatttatgtacatggactccaagatccctcggcacatccacactaccaagaatctctccaccgacccagtactctgccttcctgttattcttcccaaagtgcatcacctcacacttagctgcattgaactccatttgccacctgtcagcccaatcctgcagtttatccaagtccccctgcaacctgtaacattcttccacactgtccgcTACTCCACCGacgttagtgtcatctgtaaagttactaacccatccacctatgtctgcatctaaatcattttataaatgacaaacagcagtggtcccaaaacagatccttgtggcacacccactagtaaccggactccaggctgaatattttccatcaaccaccactcgctgccttctttcagaaagccagtttctaatccaaactgctaaatcaccctcaattccatgtctctgcgttttctccaacagcctactatgtggaaccttatcaaaggctttactgaagtccacgtacaccacctcaactgccctaccctcatctgcatgcttggtcaccttctcgaaaaCCTCAATGGgacttgtgagacatgacctgcccttaacgaaaccatgttgactctctgcaatcaaactgttgcttgctagatgattataaatcttatctcttataatcctttccaaaacctttcctataacagaagtcaggctcactggtctataattacctgggtcatctctactgcccttcttgaacaagggcacaacatttgcaatcctcctgtcctctggtactaaacctgtagacaatgacaactcaaagatgaaagccaaaggctctgctatctcctccctagcttcccagagaatgcccggataaatcccatctggcccaggggacttgtctactttcactccttctagaattgatagcaCCTCTTCGTAACTGACTtgaatcctttctagtctaatatcttatacctcattcttctcctctacaatactctccttttcccgagtgaaaaccgatgagaaatattcgtttagcacctttccgatctccacagggtccacacacaacttcccacttctgtctttgactgaccctattcctaccctagtcatccttttattcctctcagacctatagaaagctttagggttctccttcattctatttgctaaagactgatcatgtcctctctttgctcttcttaactctctctttaaatccttcccagctgatctgtaactctctattGCCTCATCTGGACCATGtcgtctcatcaacacataagcctccttcttctgcttaagaagagatgcagtttctgtagtaaaccacggttcccgtACCTTATCACTCCCTCCCTGCTTGACAGGgccacacaatatctgttccttaaaccagctccacatttccattgtctgcatctcctgcattttcctatcccattctatgcctcctaattcttgcctaatcgcattgtaattgcccttgccccatcgataactcttgacctgtggtaTGTAccgatccctttccatcgctcaactaaacataactgaattatggtcactctctccaaagtgctcccctgcaactaaatcaaacaccaagTCCAGAGTAGCCTCCCCCCTTGTCGGCCCTCCGAGTTGATGGAACTTTTTCAGCAGGTAACGAGGAGGATGGATGAGGGTACTGCAGTTAATGTGGTTGACgtggaattttgtttttaagaaaGCACAGTTTTTAACAAGTTCCTCAGGGTCAAGACGAGGCAAACTGCTGTTTTATGGTTTATATTAACAATATGGGTGGAAAcattggggcgggggggggggcctGAAGAGGACATTTTCAGATGACCCAAGAATCGGCCGTGCAGTTGAGTGTGAGAAGGACAGCTGCAGAATTTGATCTAGGAAAACTCGAGGTGACACATTTCTGGAGGTCAGACTTCTGAAGGGATGACTCAATTAATGGGCGaacacagagatgtggagaaagtggggggggggggggtgggggggggggggggggggggggggcgcacaAAGGCATTGCCCCCAGATCCCTGTCATGAGCAGACAGAGGGATAGGGAAGTTCAGTCAGCACTTGGAATCCTGATGTGCAGAATATGTGAGCAGGGAGCTTAGTCTAGCACTGAATCAATCATTAGTTAGGCTACAACTGCTGGATGCAGCTCTGCTCACAGAAATGACAAGGTGGTACCGGAGAGGGTATCAaggagatttatttggaagttagCAGGACTGGAAAAAGACAGGAAAGATGAGATTACCCAGCAACATTCTTCAAAAGAACAGAGCAGGCTAAGGGAAGATTTGATGGCGATGTACAAAGTTGTGAGGTGGAAAGGAGTGTGTGCACGGGAAGGGTCCATTTCCCTTAGCAGAGAGGTCAGGGACCAAAGGGCACAGATAGGTTTAGACTGATCAGCAGAACGATCAGAGGGAGATAAAGGTCAGGATCCAGAGCTCACTGCCTGAAGAGTTAGTAGAGGCAGAAACGCCCAACACGTTTCAGAGGGGTCTGGAGCTGTCTCGGAAACTGCAGGGCGCCAAAGGCTGCCAAGTGGGATTCAGCCGGCGCCCACCGAACTGGCCTCTTTATCTGTGCCGTGAACTCTCCATGATCATCATGCCGACAGGTGCAGTGAAAAGATGAGGGGAGCTAATGGTGTAGTGGTAAGcacactggactagtaatccagagaccccaggCTAATGCCCTGGGGACAAGGGATCAAATCCTACCCTGGCCGCTGGAGAAATTCAAACTCACTGCGAAAAGCTGGTCTCATGATGACCCTGAACCATTGTCGATGGTTGGACAAGCCCAGCTGGTTCATGAATGCCGTTTAGGGAGGGAAACCTGCTGTCCTAACCTGGACTGGCCGACACATGATTGTGGGACGCACAATAACTGCTGGGCCAATCTGGAGTGCTCCTGCGTCCTGCAAATGGAAGGGTAATCATGGAAGTGGCTGTTTCATTCAGACCGCTGGAGCAGGTCGAGGCTGGGTGAGCAGCTAAAGCTGAGGCAGGAACTGACCCAAGGTTGGAGGGGGATTCTGGTAAACACAGACGTTTCCTCCAAACTGCTGGTGACCTCGGGCAGACAGGCACATCTCTGCAAGAACACAGCCCACTGCAGAACTGCATCAAAGACCCTCAGACATCACCTGCCAAACCCACCActacttccatcgagaaggacatgggcgggagatacatgggaacaccaccccctcatcctgacttggaaacatattggcgttccttcactgccgctgggtcacaatcctggaattccctccctaaaggcattgtgggtctatctagcggttcaagaaggcagctgaccactcCCACCTTCTTAAGGGGCGACTAGGGACGGGTCATAAacgctgggcccagccagcgacacccacgtcCCACCAACAGATTAAATACATGGTCTAGCCCGAACCAAAACATCCAACAGTTTCACAGAAGGATTAAGAAAAGTTGAACCACCCTCAAATCTAACATGGGTTCTTACCAAAATCTTCCTCAATCACCTTCTTGTCGACACAAACAGTGATATGGTGCTTCATCTCTGCTTTTGGGATCCGGTGTCTTGCATTGAAAGGACAGGACTCCAAATTCCGAGCCTTATCTGGAAAATTCTGGCGGTGAAGCCATCGCAGAAACAAACCATTTAATTCAGGACCAGTTGGTCGGTGAAAAGCCTGCATCCAAAACAGTTCCTGCCCACAAACCTCGGAATGAAATAGTAAAAATATTTCGAATAAAAACCTCAATGTCAAATCTTGCTTGTGCCTTTCATTTGATGTGAACAAATTACTTGGCA
The window above is part of the Hemiscyllium ocellatum isolate sHemOce1 chromosome X, sHemOce1.pat.X.cur, whole genome shotgun sequence genome. Proteins encoded here:
- the LOC132805795 gene encoding gametocyte-specific factor 1-like isoform X3 — protein: MSSIDPDDLLQCPYDQSHRIRACRFPYHLVKCRKNFPDKARNLESCPFNARHRIPKAEMKHHITVCVDKKVIEEDFVRSAQRKPCDIPASTWQCPPLEEDWEKDEEETPETFIYGYTNLNKNCIKARYDLASERTVSPLVC